Sequence from the Oncorhynchus gorbuscha isolate QuinsamMale2020 ecotype Even-year unplaced genomic scaffold, OgorEven_v1.0 Un_scaffold_1058, whole genome shotgun sequence genome:
ATATCATAACAAGGACTTCAATATGAGCCCAATGACTACAATATGAGTCCAATGACTTCAATATGAGTCCAATGACTGCAATATGAGGCCAATAACTTCAATATGAGTCCAATGACTTCAATATGAGTCCCAATGACTTCAATATGAGCCCAATGACTTCAATATGAGTCAAATGACTACACTATGAGTCCAATGACTGCAATATGCGCCCAATGACTTCCATATGAGTCAAATGACTTCAATATGAGTCCAATGACTACAATATGAGTCCAATTACTTCCATATGAGTCAAATTACTTCAATATGAGTCCAATGACTGCAATATGAGTCCAATGACTACACTATGAGTCCTTCACTATAAGTCTAATGACTTCAATATGAGTCCAATGACTTCAATATGAGTCGTATGAGTCCAATGACTTCACTATGAGTCCAATGATTTCAAAATGAGTCCAATGACTTCACTATGAGTCCAATGATTTCAAAATGAGTCAAATGACTACAATATGAGTCCAATGACTACAATATGAGTCCAATGACTTCAATATGAGTCCAATGACTTCAATATGAGTCCAATGACTGCAATATGAGTCCAATGACTTCAATATGAGTCCAATGACTTCAATATGAGTCCAATGACTGCAATATGAGTCCAATGACTGCAATATGAGTCCAATGACTGCATTATGAGTCAAATTACTTCAATATGAGTCCAATGACTTCAATATGAGTCCAATGACTGCATTATGAGTCAAATTACTTCAGTATGAGTCCAATGACTTCAATATGAGTCCAATGACTGCATTATGAGTCAAATTACTTCAGTATGAGTCCAATGACTGCATTATGAGTCAAATTACTTCAATATGAGTCCAATGACTGCAAGAGTTGAAGCCTATGTGTGCggcccaaatagcaccctattcggTGCACTATTTTTattacctttaattaactaggcaagtcagttaagaacaaattcttattttcaatgacggcctaggaacagtgggttaactgcctgttcaggggcagaacgacagatacacacaccttgtcagctcagggattcgaacttgcaacctttaagttactagtccaacgctctaaccactaggctaacctgctgccctatatggggaatagggtgctagttGGGGGGTTCTGTTCTGAGTATTGTGAATGGGGGGTTCTGTTCTAAGTATTGTGAATGGGGGGTTCTGTTCTGAGTATTGTGGATGGGGGTTCTGTTCTGAGTATTGTGAATGGGGGGTTCTGTTCTGAGTATTGTGAATGGGGGGTTCTGTTCTGAGTATTGTGAATGGGGGGTTCTGTTCTGAGTATTGTGAATGGGGGGTTCTGTTCTGAGTATTGTGAATGGGGGACATATGCCATGCACAAGAGAGCCTTGATCTAAAGTAATGCCATGGTGCTCTTTCATCAGAACAAAAGTACTGGTAGTTTGAAGTTGCTGTTGGTGTGGTGTCATTTTGTATGAAAATATATATTGTCCAATATTACCTATATATTGCACTTGTTTAGACCAGAGACCATCCCcctatatatttgtttttattgaactaggcaagtcagttaagaacaaattatgtttttacagtgacggcctaccccgggccaaaccctctcctaccccggccaaaccctctcctaacctaGACAATGCTatccaattgtgcaccgccctatgggactccctatcacagccggctgtgatacagcccgggattgaaccagggtctgtagtgacacctctagcactgcgattcAGTGCCTAAGATCCCTGCGCCACTCGTTACCACAAAATATATAGTtacctactttagaccagagaccatTCACCCTATATAGgaaactactttagaccagagaccatTCACCCTATagagtgaactactttagaccagacaccattcaccctatatagtacactactttagaccattccccctatatagtacactacttgaCCATTTCTCTGGTCAAAATgtgtgcactatatggggaatagggtgccatttgggacactaaaATTGGACAGTGGTATGTCTATCAGCTAACATAAGTAGCTAGGTCACTGATATTTAAATGTCATTGGCTGAATGCTGTTAGCCTGGGTGCTAGTCTGATTCAgctctcttgccaactccttatGGAATTGTCACGCTGTTTGGCTTGACAACGGAGTAGGCAAAAtcacaacagatctgggaccaggctaatattTATAGCAAAGGTACCAAAAACTAACTCAAAGTTTCTGCTTTGTTGCTTTCATCTGTGTTTCGACTTTTGAGATCCTGCAAGGTTGATTGATGGTGAGTGTTTTTACGAGCTGAAAGAGCTCATTGTTGCCCCCAAATGGGTATTGGTCGTTACAAACATCAATCAATGATGGAAAGGTTGTTTCTGTAAGCACATTGGTCAACTTGACCATTCTTCAAACTCCGATTGGCTCTTCAAAAAGCGCCGACAGATGATTGGTCGAAGCTGACCTGTCAATCAAGTATCTCCCTGCCCTGGTCAATAGGACCTACGTTCGAGGCAGTAAACCAGTAAGATTTGTGTCTGTAATTCTTCACCGCCTCCTTCGCAATCACCGATTGGTTACTTTAGGAGGGAAGACTTGCGAGAAGGTTTGATGCCCACTTTCTGCGCCCTCCCCGCACTTCGCCTTTCTCATCTTCCCGCTTCTGCGCAACTCCGCTCGGCCTAACTACCTGTCCAAACCccccgtgtgtgtctgtgtattttcCCCTAAGAGAGCAAGGCAGCATGTCGGACTACGGCTCACCCGGGGCCGGAGCGGGCGCTGGAGGCAAAAAAGATGCTTTCGCGGACGCCGTGCAGCGAGCCAGACAGGTAAAGGTCGGAGGAGTAGCGAGCCTGGGGCGCCGACCCAAGCCAGTCTGTTGTGTGCTGCGATGctaggctaactagctagcctgCAACGAGGCCGTCGATGAGTTACTCGAATCGATGCGACCGACCGGCTTGGTGTTTGGGTGAAATCAAAATGAGAAAAACCGTGATTTGAACCTCATGTTGGTGTGGCTTTGTTTTTAATATTAGCTAACGTTAAACGTGTTGAGGTCGGTAGCACCACAAGGCTAGCCGTTAGCTGGTGAGGCTCTCGGCGTGGCGATGCTTTCCTTGTTCTAGATAGCAGCTAGCCAACAAGCCCAAAACACCGACGTTACCGTTACCGTTAGGTGCCCGGATAGCAAGCTAACCAATGTTGGTGATCACGAAAAGCCCTCAACTTATACTCCAATAGACCTACCATTTAGTGAGTGTGGTTAACTAGTTAGTCATCAATCATTTAACGTGGCTAGCGTTAGCTTTAAGTTTGGTAACTAGCTGGCGTCAGCAGACTATCATTAACTTAAGgtagtagctagctagttcaATAACGTTAGCTAATGAGGTAGACGTTTCCACATGGAACCTGCGATACAAACTTTTCCAAAACCGTCACATTTTGTCGGCCAGTGTTTCAGAATAGCTAACTTGCATAGCTAGTGGGACACAAACACGCTCTAGTTAGTGTAAACGTTAACTACTGCCGACATGTTTGTGATACGAATTAGGCCAGTATCTCCAAAATGAGATCCTCTTATCCCAGTCTGGCAGCTACCTGGACTAACCCCGGGTGTAGAAAATAACTACCGAGTCTAGGGCTGCTTCTCAAATGGCACCACGGGGATCTGGTCAAATTAGTCCATTATCGGGAATATAAAGTGCTGTTTGGGATCCAACCCAGCTATTGTGTAATAAAGGGATGCGGGATGGTACATGGTTTGTGTAGAGGTGATGTACTTGGGCAGCTACATATCTAGGATCAGGTTACCAGCTCCAGATTCAATCCTGGGGAATATTATACAAAACGGTCCATGTATCACTATCTCGGGCCAAATTCATTCTCTCTAGGCGCTCACACAATGCATTTGAATGGGATACATGCTGTGTCTGTTCCATAGATTGCAGCTAAGATCGGAGGAGATGCCGGACCTCCAAGTAACaatggaggagcaggaggaggagagggcttccCGTTCCAAACACTGAAACGCTCTCTGGAGGATGGAGGTAGGAGACCAGGGGAGGGCAACACAGAGGCACAGGGACCAACACACACATGGAGTAATACACACGGAGGAAAaccgagacacacacatgcaccatgTACACACAGAGGATCATGTTCCCGGAGCCTTACTTCAGGGTGGTATTGAGGTTCATGTTTTTCCTGTTTTATCAGACCAACCAGATGCCAAGAAGATGTCTTCCCAGGGGGACAGAGACTCAGCCACTGCTTTGTGTACGTATACCTAACAGACAATCTCTTGTCTCTGCCTGTCCTCTCACATTCATCGGTTGCTTTCTATTGGTTGTTAATCCATTACTCTTCCCTGTAGCTATCGGAGCTCAGCTCGCTGCCCTGTCTCAGCAAAGGTATTAATAGAAGGCTGTTTTCCTTCTTTTTGACTGTCTTGTATATTTTGCAGTGTTTGATTCCCCGGTGTTTTGGGCTTGTTGTGAAGGATAAGCATtcattcctcctttctctcctttctccctctgttctcttcagTGTCAGACCCTCCACTATGACAGAGGAGTACAGAGTGCCAGACGGCATGGTCGGACTcagtgagtacacacacagtatCGCTTGGGCTCACACAGAGAAGCTGTTCACGCATACTATGATAAAATGACTTCACGGCTTGTTTCTCCACAGTCATTGGTCGAGGGGGTGAGCAGATCAACAAGATCCAGCAGGACTCGGGCTGCAAGGTCCAGATCGCTCCAGGTGAGCAACTAGGTGCTCACCTCTCTTTATATACTACCTCTACTATCTCAGCACGTagcccagatggcaccctattccctatatagtgcactactttagaccagagtcctattccctatatagtgcactactttagaccagagccctattccctatctagtgcactactttagaccagagcgaTGGCCATTATTATGCCTGATAAAGGGCACTGCGTTGTTCTGATTGGCTCTCGCAACAAAGGCATTTTGCTGTCCTTGTACACGTGACATTAAAACGTGGAACTATCCGGCGCTGCTTTGGACCAGGGCCTTGAGCAAATATAGTGCTCCTTTGGACAAGAGCAATGACCTTTTTTTAGGGCACTACTCTAGGCCAgcgccctggtcaaaaatagagCATTACATTTGGCCGGAGCATATGCCTTTATTGTGCACTActgttagtgcactacttttcaccagggcccgtagccctgttagtgcactacttttcaccagggcccgtagccctgttagtgcactacttttcaccagggcccgtagccctgttagtgcactacttttcaccagggcccgtagccctgttagtgcactacttttcaccagggcccgtagccctgttagtgcactacttttcacctgggcccatagggctctgttagtgtactacttttcaccaggggcCATAGGGCCGTGTTAGTGCACTTTGTAAgtaatagggtgccaattgggatgcaTTTGTATTCTGCCAGTGAGACCGATGTTGTTTACTTGTTGATGTTtacttgttgttgtttgtgtttcaGACAGTGGTGGCATGCCAGAGAGGAGCGTCTCCCTCACAGGAAACCCTGACGCCATCGCGTAAGACACTAAGTCATgtccccatagggccctggtctaatgtagtgcactacacagggaattgggctctggtctaaagtagtgccctacatagggagtagggtgccatttggaagtaTCCCTTGTAGCTGTGTGGCACGATTAGAGTTCGGTAGTTTTTCCTAGTCGTTGATCTCAATTTGAAAAATTCTGGGCGCTGGCATAGTATTTCTGATCATTACACAACTCTTTCTAACTACCTGCCCTCCTCCCTGTCGCTGTTTTTTCCTCCTCAGGAAAGCCAAGATGTTTCTGGATGAGATTGTATCTCGGGGGCGCGGTGCTCCTTCCTCTTCTTTCCACGAGTCGACCAATGGGCAGAGTGGCTCCATGCAGGAGATGATGATCCCAGCTGGCAAGGCCGGCCTAATCATCGGCAAGGGAGGAGAGACCATCAAACAACTACAGGTGCACATTGGGGAGTTGTATAGCTGAAGCCTCtggtccagggggtgtactggtacatcaggctgcctcactacagaaacaggagatagactagtgtcctgtccagggggtgtactggtacatcattCTGCCTCaccctacagaaacaggagatagactagtgtcctgtccagggggtgaaCTGGTACATCAggctgcctcactacagaaacaggagatagactagtgtcctgtccagggggtgtactggtacatcattCTGCCTCaccctacagaaacaggagatagactagtgtcctgtccagggggtgtactggtacatcaaatATCTGTACAGGAGAACAAATCAGAACACAGCTACTAATATAATGGGAGGGAAGTACTAGGAAACCAACACTATACATGGGGAGGCTCGTCAggtggagatatatatataatttaattttacctttatttaaccaggcacgtcagttaagaacatattcttattttcaatgactgcctaggaacagtgggttaactgcctgttcaggggcagaacgacagagttgtaccgtgtcagctcgggggtttgaactcgcaaccttccggttactagtccaacgctctaaccactagcctatgCTGCcgccctatatatatataaatatatatatatatatatatataaaaaaatatatatatatataaatatataaaaaaaaatatatataaatatatatatataaaaatatatataaatatatatataaaaaatatatatatataaatatatatataaaaaaaaatatatatataaatatatatatatatatttttaaatataataatataaatatatatatatatataaaaaaatatatatatatatatatataaaaatatatatatatataaatataatatatatatataatatatataaatatatatatatatatatatatatatatatatatatatatatatatatataaaaaaatatatatataaaaaatatatatataaaaaaaaatatataaaaaatatatatataaaaaatatatatataaaatatatatatatatataaagagagatgGGTATATATGACAGATGTATCTCTTCCCTGTAGGAGCGTGCTGGAGTGAAGATGATCCTCATCCAAGATGGTTCCCAGCCACCCAACATGGACAAACCCCTGCGCATCATCGGAGACCCCTACAAAGTACAGGTAAACGCCCCTGTTGCGCATACTGCGTACACCACACGCCCCTGTTGCGCATACTGCGTTCACCACACGCCCCTGTTGCGCGTACTGCGTTCACCACACGCCCCTGTTGCGCGTGCTGCGTTCACCACCCGCCCCTGTTGCGCGTGCTGCGTTCACCACCCGCCCCTGTTGCGCGTGCTGCGTTCACCACCCGCCCCTGTTGCGCGTGCTGCGTTCACCACACGCCCCTGTTGCGCGTGCTGCGTTCACCACACGCCCCTGTTGCGCGTGCTGCGTTCACCACACGCCCCTGTTGCGCGTGCTGCGTTCACCACACGCCCCTGTTGCGCGTGCTGCGTTCACCACACGCCCCTGTTGCACGTGCTGCGTTCACCACACGCCCCTGTTGCACGTGCTGCGTTCACCACACGCCCCTGTTGCACGTGCTGCGTTCACCACACGCCCCTGTTGCACGTGCTGCGTTCACCACACGTGCTGCGTTCACCACACGTGCTGCGTTCACCACACGTGCTGCGTTCACCACACGCCCCTGTTGCACGTACTGCGTTCACCGCACGTGCTGCGTTCACCACACGCCCCTGTTGCACGTGCTGCGTTCACCACACGTGCTGCGTTCACCACACGCCCCTGTTGCACGTACTGCGTTCACCACGCGCCCCTGTTGCACGTGCTGCGTTCACCACACGCCCCTGTTGCACGTGCTGCGTTCACCACACGCCCCTGTTGCACGTGCTGCGTTCACCACACGCCCCTGTTGCACGTGCTGCGTTCACCACACGCCCTGTTGCTGCGTTCACCACACGCCCCTGTTGCACGTGCTGCGTTCACCACACGCCCCTGTTGCACGTACTGCGTTCACCACACGCCCCTGTTGCACGTACTGCGTTCACCACACGCCCCTGTTGCACGTGCTGCGTTCACCACACGCCCCTGTTGCACGTGCTGCGTTCACCACACGCACTGCGTTCCACACGCCCCTGTTGCACGTACTGCGTTCACCACACGCCCCTGTTGCACGTACTGCGTTCACCACACGCCCCTGTTGCACGTACTGCGTTCACCACACGTGCTGCGTTCACCACACGTGCTGCGTTCACCACACGTGCTGCGTTCACCACACGTGCTGCGTTCACCACACGTGCTGCGTTCACCACACGTGCTGCGTTCACCACACGTGCTGCGTTCACCACACGTGCTGCGTTCACCACACGTGCTGCGTTCACCACACATACTGCGTTCCTGGATATGGGGCTGGTTGTAGTTATGTCTCTATTATGCCAGGTAGTACTGTCTGACTTGATCAACCTCTcttactttccctctctctctctgcagcaagCCAAGGAGCTGGTGAATGAGATtctgagagagagggatcacGCTGGCTTTGGAGACAGAAACAATTTTGGCAACCAaatgggaggaggaggtggtggtggtggaggaggcatGGATGTGAGTAGGATCTTTAATGTTTATGAGATGGATTCAACTTGATTGTAGTTGGAAGTCTGACTGGATTTGACAGAGCTGTGGAGGTCAAACTCCCCCCAGCTGcttctctctagttgtgtgttaaCCCCACCTTCCACCATGGCACAGGGAAGGCAGCTCGGCTGATGGAAATGCAGCCCTGAGGGGTTAAACCCATAGACTTAGATGGACTAGATTGGTAAATAGAACATCTGACAGCAGCATCATTGACCTGATTGAGAATGCCCCTTCTACTCGTTCTAAGTCTATGGTTAAACGTTGTAGAATGACTGTGGCATTGCAGCCCCGTTTAGTAACGAGCCTCGACTAGAACTCTTGTTGAAGGTCTTTGCCTCATCAGTATCGTGTTTCAGCTTGGCCAGATGCCTTTTCCTCATTTAAGGTGTCTTTTCATTGGCCAGGTGCCCGTGCCCCGCCACTCTGTGGGAGTTGTGATTGGTCGAAGTGGAGAGATGATCAAGAAGATCCAGGCAGACGCTGGAGTTAGGATACAGTTCAAACCAGGTGAGGATCACAAACACGACTTCCTGCTACGGAACACTACCTTCTGTTCTTGTTCAGCCAGTCCCTGTATCTCCCCCTTCAACCCTGCTTCAGTTGTTATAATCACTATGGtaattctctccctctttttgttctctctccccccctccctccccccctctctctatcagatGAAGGTACATGACGTATAAGATTCAAACCCACACCTACAACAGATTTAAAATATTTCTATCATAGGGAACATTAGTATTTTATGATGGAGTGTTTTTTACACGTGATCATAGGTCCAGGAGAAACAAACTGATCTCAGACCTCCTGTTAGTCCCACAACATTTAAATAAGTCCCTTGACTGTGGGGCGAACCTGGGGCATGTTCAGTATAGCCCCACCGTAACAAAACGGTTTCAGCTGGGAGATCCAGTATGTCGTTATGGGACGAGTCCAGGTAGCGCCGCCCCGTTTTGACCCTGCTTCAGTTGAGTGTTATGATCATTATggtaactctccctctctttgtcccctcccccccctttctctctccctctgtcagatGAAGGTACAGGACTGTATATGAAActtaaacaccacacacacacacttacacacacacacacttacacacagcaGATTGAAGTGTTTCTATCGGGTCAGAAAGGGCATGTTAGTACACCTCCTCTTAGAGGTGCCAATCTGTTATGGGACAAGTCCAGGTAGCAACTTCCTGTCTTGACTCTGCTTCAGCTGAGTGTTGTGAACAGTATGGTAactctctccttctttttctccctcactcccttccccctctcacctctccccctcacgcccttccccctctccctctctctcccttccccctctgtcAGATGAAGGTACAGGACCGTATAAGAGAAACATTTATACTGGAACCTTCTTTTGGTTTAAACGATGATCGTTATGATGACTCTTTCTCATCTTTTTCGCTCGATCTTTCTTTCGCGGCGATCTGtgcttccctctttctctcgttgtctttccatcgctctctctctcccctcttgctgcctccctccccctcctccccctctctctctctagatgacGGTGCAGGTCCTGATAAGATAGCCCACATCATGGGCCCTCCAGACCGCTGTGAGCATGCTGCCTCCATCATCAACGAGCTGCTGCAGAGCATCAGAGTCAGGGAGGACGGAGGACAGGGGGTACGTATACTACCCTCTACAGGCTTGACACATGGGAGGACAGGGGGTACGTACACTACCCTCTACAGGCTGACACATGGGTGGACAGGGGGTACGTACACTACCCTCTACAGGCTGACACATGGGAGGACAGTGGGTACGTACACTACCCTCTACAGGctgacacgttgggagtgggggGGGTACGTGGGAGTGGAGTCGGATGGGCTGGGGGATGTGGAGTCGGATGGGCTGGGGGATGTGGAGTCGGATGGGCTGGGGGATGTGGAGTCGGATGGGCTGGGGGATGTGGAGATGGGCTGGGGGATGGGCTGGGGGGGATGTGGAGTCGGATGGGCTGGGGGATGTGGAGTCGGATGGGCTGGGGGATGTGGAGTCGGATGGGCTGGGGGATGGGTCGGATGGGCTGGGGGATGTGGAGTCGGATGGGCTGGGGGATGTGGAGTCGGATGGGCTGGGGGATGGGCTGGGGGAGTCGGATGGGCTGGGGGATGTGGAGTCGGATGGGCTGGGGGATGTGGAGTCGGATGGGCTGGGGGATGTGGAGTCGGATGGGCTGGGGGATGTGGAGTCGGATGGGCTGGGGGATGTGGAGTCGGATGGGCTGGGGGATGTGGGGGGAGTCGGATGGGCTGGGGGATGTGGAGTCGGATGGGCTGGGGGATGTGGAGTCGGATGGGCTGGGGGATGTGGAGTCGGATGGGCTGGGGGATGTGGAGTCGGATGGGCTGGGGGATGTGGAGTCGGATGGGCTGGGGGATGTGGAGTCGGATGGGCTGGGGGATGTGGAGTTGCTGTGGGGGAGATGgaatgatggtcaaagataaAAGTCAAAACATATTAAAAAAGTCAGTTTGAATGACACGGAGGAGCAGTGTTTCTACAGCCAacgccggtttgcctgaggctgctGCCATGTAGGTGTTTggacacatgcatatacacacactcattcaaataaacacatacaagaacacacatgtaatagtgccagacatgcacacaaacatacagttggcattgctgttagAACTTTAGTTGTCctttttaaaacatgtttttattgttTTGCTATTCTTGTCTTTTTAtctttagttcattctcttggttgttggttcattggggggttcttggggaAAGGAATCAATTGTATTTTTCTGCTTGGGGTGGGACTGTGGAGGTGGTCctgaatggttgagggacagctattggggaccTGTTGGGGGATCTTGGGGGGGGTTCGGGTCATGTTGTTGGTCTTGAGCAGGACATTgtccctggatgcttctgtgttgctctgaatgggagtcagttggatgactggtatatgtAGTTGTTGAGTGTGAGtcagttggatgactggtatgatgtagttgttgagtgggagtcagttggatgactggtatgatgtagttgttgagtgggagtcagttggatgactggtatgatgtagttgttgagtgggagtcagttggatgactggtatgatgtagttgttgagtgggagtcagttggatgactggtatgatgtagttgttgagtgggagtcagttggatgactggtatgatgtagttgttgagtgggagtcagttggatgactggtatgatgtagttgttgagtgggagtcagttggatgactggtatgatgtagttgttgagtggcttcactgcaagtatattgtatgtttcgcATATtcaattttaaaaatatatatatatatattttttttaacaaaaagtggcaccacaacaaacctgccaagagggctgcccaccaaaagtCAGACCATGCAAAGAGGGCATTAATCGGAGGCGCAAttaagagaccaaagataaccctgaagtagctgcaaagctccattggagattggagtatctgtccataggaccactttaagccgtacgctccacagagctgggatttacggaagagtggccagaaaaaagccattgcttacaGGAAAAAAATAAGcgaacacgtttggtgttcaccaaaaggcatgtgggagactccccaaagaTATGGAAGAAGGCACCCTGGTtggatgagactaaaattgagctttttggctcTCAAAGAAAACGCTacgtctggtgcaaacccaacaccccaTCACCCTTAGaacatgtttttcatcggcagggactggttagaattgaaggaatgatggatggcattAAATAAAGGGAAGTTTGAGGtaactgtttcagtcttccagagatttgagaccggaacggaggttcaccttccagcaggacaaagACCCTAGCATACTGCTAAAACAACACTTGAGTGGTGTAAGGGGgggacattttaaatgtcttggaatggcctagtcaaatctcagacctcaatccaatgaGAGAATCTgtagtatgacttaaagattgctgtatacctgcggaacccatccaacttgaatgcGCCGGGGAGGTTTTGTCTTGAAGAATGAGCAAAATCCCCTTGGctcgatgtgccaagcttatagagacatacctcaAGAGACTTGCTGCAAAAAGCGTCTCTACAATGTATTAActttgggggggggtgtgtgaGGTGAATAGTTAAGCATGCTCAAGCTTCTATTTTTTTCTTATTCCTTTGTTTTCGCAAAAACAAaatgcatcttcaaagtggtaggcatgttgtgtaaatcaattgATACAAACCCACCC
This genomic interval carries:
- the LOC124021125 gene encoding far upstream element-binding protein 2 isoform X1; the protein is MSDYGSPGAGAGAGGKKDAFADAVQRARQIAAKIGGDAGPPSNNGGAGGGEGFPFQTLKRSLEDGDQPDAKKMSSQGDRDSATALSIGAQLAALSQQSVRPSTMTEEYRVPDGMVGLIIGRGGEQINKIQQDSGCKVQIAPGEQLDSGGMPERSVSLTGNPDAIAKAKMFLDEIVSRGRGAPSSSFHESTNGQSGSMQEMMIPAGKAGLIIGKGGETIKQLQERAGVKMILIQDGSQPPNMDKPLRIIGDPYKVQQAKELVNEILRERDHAGFGDRNNFGNQMGGGGGGGGGGMDVPVPRHSVGVVIGRSGEMIKKIQADAGVRIQFKPDEDEDEDDGAGPDKIAHIMGPPDRCEHAASIINELLQSIRVREDGGQGGPPGPPGTGGMPQGGHGRGRGQGNWGGPPGGEVTFSIPAHKCGLVIGRGGENVKAINQQTGAFVEISRQPPPNGDPNFKLFIIRGSPQQIDHAKQLIEDKIEAPLCPLGGGPGGPGPAGPMGPYNPNPYNPGPGGPGGPPHGGPPGGHGYGAPQGWGNTFQQWQAPGGPHDPNKAAADPNAAWAAYYAQYYQQQPGGAMPGQAPNAPAAAPVQADPSQAAQTPGGQPDYTKAWEEYYKKMGMAQPGGGAAAAPAAAVAGGGAGGQQDYSAAWAEYYRQQAAFYGPGGAPGQAATPQQGQQAQ
- the LOC124021125 gene encoding far upstream element-binding protein 2 isoform X2; translation: MSDYGSPGAGAGAGGKKDAFADAVQRARQIAAKIGGDAGPPSNNGGAGGGEGFPFQTLKRSLEDGDQPDAKKMSSQGDRDSATALSIGAQLAALSQQSVRPSTMTEEYRVPDGMVGLIIGRGGEQINKIQQDSGCKVQIAPGEQLDSGGMPERSVSLTGNPDAIAKAKMFLDEIVSRGRGAPSSSFHESTNGQSGSMQEMMIPAGKAGLIIGKGGETIKQLQERAGVKMILIQDGSQPPNMDKPLRIIGDPYKVQQAKELVNEILRERDHAGFGDRNNFGNQMGGGGGGGGGGMDVPVPRHSVGVVIGRSGEMIKKIQADAGVRIQFKPDEDEDDGAGPDKIAHIMGPPDRCEHAASIINELLQSIRVREDGGQGGPPGPPGTGGMPQGGHGRGRGQGNWGGPPGGEVTFSIPAHKCGLVIGRGGENVKAINQQTGAFVEISRQPPPNGDPNFKLFIIRGSPQQIDHAKQLIEDKIEAPLCPLGGGPGGPGPAGPMGPYNPNPYNPGPGGPGGPPHGGPPGGHGYGAPQGWGNTFQQWQAPGGPHDPNKAAADPNAAWAAYYAQYYQQQPGGAMPGQAPNAPAAAPVQADPSQAAQTPGGQPDYTKAWEEYYKKMGMAQPGGGAAAAPAAAVAGGGAGGQQDYSAAWAEYYRQQAAFYGPGGAPGQAATPQQGQQAQ
- the LOC124021125 gene encoding far upstream element-binding protein 2 isoform X3, translating into MSDYGSPGAGAGAGGKKDAFADAVQRARQIAAKIGGDAGPPSNNGGAGGGEGFPFQTLKRSLEDGDQPDAKKMSSQGDRDSATALSIGAQLAALSQQSVRPSTMTEEYRVPDGMVGLIIGRGGEQINKIQQDSGCKVQIAPDSGGMPERSVSLTGNPDAIAKAKMFLDEIVSRGRGAPSSSFHESTNGQSGSMQEMMIPAGKAGLIIGKGGETIKQLQERAGVKMILIQDGSQPPNMDKPLRIIGDPYKVQQAKELVNEILRERDHAGFGDRNNFGNQMGGGGGGGGGGMDVPVPRHSVGVVIGRSGEMIKKIQADAGVRIQFKPDEDEDEDDGAGPDKIAHIMGPPDRCEHAASIINELLQSIRVREDGGQGGPPGPPGTGGMPQGGHGRGRGQGNWGGPPGGEVTFSIPAHKCGLVIGRGGENVKAINQQTGAFVEISRQPPPNGDPNFKLFIIRGSPQQIDHAKQLIEDKIEAPLCPLGGGPGGPGPAGPMGPYNPNPYNPGPGGPGGPPHGGPPGGHGYGAPQGWGNTFQQWQAPGGPHDPNKAAADPNAAWAAYYAQYYQQQPGGAMPGQAPNAPAAAPVQADPSQAAQTPGGQPDYTKAWEEYYKKMGMAQPGGGAAAAPAAAVAGGGAGGQQDYSAAWAEYYRQQAAFYGPGGAPGQAATPQQGQQAQ